One Clupea harengus chromosome 3, Ch_v2.0.2, whole genome shotgun sequence DNA window includes the following coding sequences:
- the nrn1la gene encoding neuritin 1-like a isoform X1 produces MNEKKKKKKQYALSARFLSPDVCLCLPTVLVPSPCSAGVTRKCGSIFQGFATCLLALGDSLSQSSTKDEGTQEIDSICRSWDEFHGCANTAMAGCPEDAAAVWESLRQESKKMQFSGNLYDMCANRAQQLATTAQNPPNPGETNQESLKGHASHAHLSHYVLLSSCVAMLLVLVRI; encoded by the exons atgaatgaaaagaaaaaaaaaaaaaaacagtacgcACTCTCAGCACGTTTCTTGTCCCCTGACGTCTGCCTCTGTTTGCCCACAGTTCTGGTGCCCTCACCCTGCTCCGCTGGCGTCACCAGGAAGTGCGGCTCCATCTTCCAAGGCTTCGCCACGTGCCTGCTGGCATTGGGAGACAGCCTGTCCCAGAGCTCCACCAAAGATGAGGGCACACAGGAGATTGACAGCATCTGCAG gtcctgGGATGAGTTCCATGGCTGTGCTAACACGGCCATGGCTGGCTGCCCTGAAGACGCTGCGGCGGTCTGGGAGTCCCTGAGACAGGAGTCCAAAAAGATGCAGTTTTCAGGCAACCTGTACGACATGTGCGCCAACCGCGCCCAACAGCTGGCCACCACCGCCCAGAACCCACCCAACCCAGGCGAGACCAATCAGGAGTCTTTAAAGGGACACGCCAGTCATGCTCACCTGTCTCACTATGTGTTGCTGTCGTCCTGTGTTGCCATGCTATTGGTGCTGGTGAGGATATAG